From the genome of Haloarcula taiwanensis:
GATGAGCCGGTCGGGTCGTGTCTGCTTCACGAAGACCGCCATCAGTGGGGGGTTGGTATACTCGGGTACTCGATCCGTCCGGATCACTGGGGCAACGGCTACGCCACCGATGCTGTCGACTGTCTCGCACAGTATGCGTTTCAAGAACTGCGGTTGAACAAACTCGGTGCGGACTGCTACGCCACCAACCCGGCTTCCGCGCGTGTGCTCGAAAAGGTGGGGTTCCAGCAGGAGGGACGACGGCGCGACCACGCCTTCGTTGACGGCGAGTACGTCGACTTGCTGGAGTATGGCCTGCTCGCTGACGAGTGGACGGCCTGAAATACACTCACACACCTACCGAAGCTTCTTTCAGTACCCCCTCATCGGTTCGTGTATGCCCGGACCAACATTCCTCCGGGGCGAAACAGTAGCGCTCCGAACGGTCGAAGACGAAGATGTCGAGTTC
Proteins encoded in this window:
- a CDS encoding GNAT family N-acetyltransferase, whose product is MPGPVFLHGDRVTLHPQQATDSDLLQRLFNEPQVRQNIGFYEPLSESAAEDFDSRDADTHFVVCVDDEPVGSCLLHEDRHQWGVGILGYSIRPDHWGNGYATDAVDCLAQYAFQELRLNKLGADCYATNPASARVLEKVGFQQEGRRRDHAFVDGEYVDLLEYGLLADEWTA